The Terriglobales bacterium genome segment ACGAGGTGGCTAGAGAGGTCGCGCGTTTGAATGCCAAGCTGAGCGAGTGCGGTACGCCGTATCTGCTGATCGGTGTCGGCCGGTGGGGCTCGAATGATCCCTGGCTCGGAATTCCGGTTGCTTGGGATCAAGTATCAGGCGCCCGTGTGATCGTCGAAACAGGTTTTCGCGATCTGCGCGTTACACCGTCGCAAGGCAGCCACTTCTTCCAGAACCTCACAGCATTTCAGATCGGCTATTTCACAGTCAATCCTGACGCGGGAGAGGGTTTTGTAGATTGGGAGTGGCTCAGCTCACAACCTGCGGCGGAGGAACGGGATTGCGTGCGCCACCTGCATCTGGAAACACCCCTGCTCGTCCTTATGAATGGCCGGGAAAGCCGCGGTTTGATATTCAAGCCGGAGGCGTGAGCGTTACCTTCCGATTCCTCGACGAAGAATGGTTCCGTCAAAGAGGGATGCCTCCTTCAGGCCGTCACCAAGAAGACATCCCCTATGTTTTGATGCCTATCTTTTGATCGTTTGAGAAAAACTAGACACCAGCTGCGATGCATTCGCAGCATTTCTCCTTCTCGATCGCGTCCAGCATTTCGGTGTCGCTGGAGAATTTGAAATGAGAGAGTCCTTGTTCCTGCGCCTGCTTTTGTTCGGCGCTTGCCAGGTAGGCAAGATCGCCCTTGGTCACTGGACGAAGACCGCGGCGGACCATGCTATCGAGGATCTTCGGCACAGTAGCACCCCGCTTTTCTGAAACGCCTTCGAGATATGACAGGACGCGGGCGGCACCGACTTCACCGTCATGCCGGGCAATTCCCACCAGGCCTTCGCTTGCCTTGCGGGCCCAGCCTACGACATAGGTGCCTTCCACAACTTTGCCAGCTTGCGGATCAAACACTTCGTAAGCCGGCGGCAATTGGTGAGTGGGATCGGGCGTGGTGACATAGCCTTCCGGCCCACAAGGTAAACCCACCACTGGGTCGACCACATCGCCGATCGCGAAAATCATGGTGTCAACCTCGAGTTCTGATTGCGAGTCGGTGGCCTTCGCGGCCGTGCTGCCATCCCGCGCGACCAGAACGTTGTCAGTGACGGTAAGCCGCGCGATGCGGCTGCTGACATCCACCTGAATGGACTGCGGAGAGCTTAGAAAGCGAAACCGCAGGCGGGGATGCGTCGCTTCTTGTGGCTTATTCAAGGCGGGGAAAGTGGTCTCCGGAACCTTGCTAATGTCCTGTCCCGCGGCGCAGAGCTTTTCCCTGATGCGCCGTAGC includes the following:
- a CDS encoding FAD-dependent oxidoreductase; the encoded protein is MKTVSVVGAGPAGLFAAQKIALSGHQVLIFNRDIKPGGLAEYGIYPVKHKMKDGLRKQFAKVLGLPNVHYFGGVPIGSGYAFSISDLREFGPSAMVFAVGAQGTKKLGIPGEDARGVFAAKDFVYHYNQLPPFAWRDFSTRKRIAIVGMGNVMVDVARWLLLDLPDRQTEEVIVVARRGPFEAKFEEREFAYIEPYLDHAAFHDELRRIREKLCAAGQDISKVPETTFPALNKPQEATHPRLRFRFLSSPQSIQVDVSSRIARLTVTDNVLVARDGSTAAKATDSQSELEVDTMIFAIGDVVDPVVGLPCGPEGYVTTPDPTHQLPPAYEVFDPQAGKVVEGTYVVGWARKASEGLVGIARHDGEVGAARVLSYLEGVSEKRGATVPKILDSMVRRGLRPVTKGDLAYLASAEQKQAQEQGLSHFKFSSDTEMLDAIEKEKCCECIAAGV